In Candidatus Methanomethylophilus alvi Mx1201, a genomic segment contains:
- the cls gene encoding cardiolipin synthase has translation MDYALKDHTWDFLYLIFMVIDLYIVVNLLVRKRSDFRKQLGWLIVMMFNPIVGFGAYIMVGKPMFIRSFARHKNEGMEIIDRKISESPVCRKSLSVARALSASGALAYSEDSSVSYIGRGSQYFDELYTDLRKAQTSICIECYIIRRDETFREFMDILSERARAGVDVRVIFDDYGYDGKDMRYIKGMKDAGCRCVFFHNMNRLLFSPLKNCRNHRKTVVIDGRIAYQGGFNIGDEYMGEGPLGEWRDAAVRIVGPQAQQLGRMFAEDWEYTTKEDISGLPALFPHVEPAGDTPMQVVPGDPVVQDLNPLMCQFLAMIECSGDSLYIETPYFVPPRPIFEALAMRARSGTDVRIIIPDEADHPCVYWSNRHYASIMMEAGAKVYEYHGGFIHTKMIIGDGQYCSVGSANFDERSIHINLECNVLMYSEKMGEKLTEEFMRDLGNSTEYTMEMYDSRTRSQRFKTFLSLITYDQL, from the coding sequence ATGGACTACGCCCTCAAAGACCACACTTGGGATTTCCTGTACCTGATATTCATGGTGATCGACCTGTACATAGTGGTCAATCTCCTTGTAAGGAAACGTTCGGACTTCCGCAAGCAGCTGGGCTGGCTCATCGTCATGATGTTCAATCCCATCGTAGGGTTCGGAGCGTACATAATGGTCGGAAAGCCCATGTTCATCAGAAGCTTCGCCCGCCACAAGAACGAGGGTATGGAGATCATCGACCGGAAGATCTCGGAGAGCCCGGTCTGCAGGAAGAGCCTGTCCGTGGCCCGCGCCCTGAGCGCATCCGGTGCCCTGGCATATTCGGAGGACAGTTCCGTCTCGTACATAGGGAGGGGCTCCCAGTATTTCGACGAGCTCTACACGGACCTCCGGAAGGCACAGACGTCCATATGCATCGAATGCTACATCATACGCCGCGACGAGACCTTCAGGGAGTTCATGGACATCCTGAGCGAGAGGGCGAGGGCCGGTGTAGACGTGCGTGTCATATTCGACGACTACGGATACGACGGCAAGGATATGCGCTACATAAAGGGGATGAAGGACGCCGGGTGCAGGTGCGTGTTCTTCCACAATATGAACAGACTCCTGTTCAGCCCCCTGAAGAACTGCAGGAACCACAGGAAGACCGTGGTCATAGACGGCCGCATAGCGTATCAGGGCGGATTCAACATCGGCGACGAATACATGGGCGAGGGCCCCCTGGGGGAATGGAGGGACGCCGCCGTCAGGATCGTCGGACCCCAGGCCCAACAGCTGGGAAGGATGTTCGCAGAGGACTGGGAGTACACCACCAAGGAGGACATATCCGGCCTTCCCGCCCTGTTCCCGCATGTGGAACCTGCGGGCGACACCCCTATGCAGGTGGTGCCCGGGGACCCGGTGGTCCAGGACCTCAACCCCCTCATGTGCCAGTTCCTCGCCATGATAGAGTGCTCCGGGGACTCGCTGTACATAGAGACCCCGTACTTCGTACCGCCGAGACCTATATTCGAGGCATTGGCCATGAGGGCCAGGTCCGGAACGGACGTGAGGATAATCATCCCCGACGAGGCCGACCACCCCTGCGTATACTGGAGCAACCGCCATTATGCCAGCATCATGATGGAGGCGGGGGCCAAGGTCTACGAATACCACGGAGGCTTCATCCACACGAAGATGATAATCGGAGACGGCCAGTACTGCTCCGTCGGATCGGCCAATTTCGACGAGAGGAGCATACACATAAACCTCGAATGCAATGTCCTAATGTATTCCGAGAAGATGGGCGAAAAGCTTACGGAGGAGTTCATGAGAGATCTGGGGAACAGTACCGAATACACCATGGAGATGTACGACTCCAGGACCCGGTCCCAGCGCTTCAAGACGTTCCTGTCCCTCATCACCTACGACCAGCTGTAA
- a CDS encoding TetR/AcrR family transcriptional regulator C-terminal domain-containing protein — protein sequence MSDLTKQALIASFKKLLETEPFDKITISDITNDCGLSRQTFYYHFRDIFDMIRWIYNSESLNEIGGRGGYGTWQDKIRELFDYTLNNKSLILGTFNSKCRNDLVGYYMDVSIRKISDIVEMKSDGDIAEKDKKFIASVYAYAFVGIMVDWISDGMKESSEEMVDRVYKIVMSNFDRTLAAFRQTRLY from the coding sequence ATGTCCGACCTGACAAAGCAAGCATTGATTGCATCTTTCAAGAAATTGTTAGAGACCGAACCGTTCGACAAGATAACGATCTCCGATATCACAAACGATTGCGGCCTCTCGAGACAGACGTTCTACTACCACTTCCGGGACATCTTCGACATGATAAGATGGATCTACAACTCAGAGTCGCTGAACGAGATCGGCGGCAGAGGAGGATACGGGACGTGGCAGGACAAGATCAGAGAGCTGTTCGATTATACCTTGAACAACAAATCCCTGATCCTGGGAACGTTCAATTCCAAGTGCAGGAACGACCTAGTCGGATACTACATGGATGTCAGCATCAGGAAGATCTCCGACATCGTGGAGATGAAGTCCGACGGAGACATCGCCGAGAAGGATAAGAAGTTCATAGCCAGCGTCTACGCCTATGCGTTCGTCGGCATAATGGTGGACTGGATATCCGACGGGATGAAGGAGTCCTCGGAAGAGATGGTGGACCGCGTCTACAAGATCGTCATGTCCAACTTCGACAGGACCCTTGCCGCATTCCGTCAGACGCGCCTGTACTGA
- a CDS encoding sugar O-acetyltransferase: MKGETIFDRMRKGMPIGRLDPEIDRFDEAIAEGDELRMEYNTSHLNRDQRKGLLEKILHAKVKGATKVIPPFHFDFGFNIHLGENDIVNYDVVMLDDAEIFIGDNVLIGPGAKFVTASHPKDIEMREMNPFMTYAEPIKIGNNVWIGAGAIILPGITVGDDAIVGAGAVVTHDVEPRTIVVGNPAKILRRL; the protein is encoded by the coding sequence TGAGAAAGGGGATGCCGATCGGAAGACTCGATCCAGAGATCGACAGGTTCGACGAGGCGATAGCGGAGGGTGACGAACTCCGTATGGAGTATAACACATCGCACCTGAACCGTGACCAGAGGAAGGGACTCCTGGAGAAGATCCTCCATGCCAAGGTCAAGGGGGCTACGAAGGTCATACCGCCGTTCCATTTCGATTTCGGATTCAACATCCATCTCGGGGAGAACGACATAGTGAATTACGACGTCGTGATGCTGGATGACGCCGAGATATTCATCGGGGACAACGTCCTCATAGGTCCCGGGGCGAAATTTGTGACTGCATCCCATCCGAAGGACATCGAAATGCGTGAGATGAATCCGTTCATGACCTATGCGGAGCCCATAAAGATCGGCAACAACGTGTGGATCGGGGCGGGGGCGATAATCCTTCCCGGGATCACCGTCGGAGATGATGCGATAGTGGGTGCGGGAGCCGTGGTGACTCACGATGTGGAACCCAGGACCATCGTGGTAGGCAATCCCGCCAAGATCCTGCGCCGTTTGTAA